A single genomic interval of Hevea brasiliensis isolate MT/VB/25A 57/8 chromosome 4, ASM3005281v1, whole genome shotgun sequence harbors:
- the LOC110639643 gene encoding proteasome subunit alpha type-6 isoform X1 has protein sequence MSRGSGGGYDRHITIFSPEGRLFQVVSFREISFPEYAFKAVKAAAITSIGVRGKDSVCVVTQKKVPDKLLDQTSVTHLFPITKYLGLLATGMTADARTLVQQARNEAAEFRFRYGYEMPVDVLAKWIADKSQVYTQHAYMRPLGVIALVLGIDEENGPQLYKCDPAGHFYGHKATSAGLKEQEAINFLEKKMKNDPAFSYEETVQTAISALQSVLQEDFKATEIEVGVVRADNRVFRVLSTEEIDEHLTAISERD, from the exons ATGAGTAGAGGAAGTGGAGGTGGATACGATCGTCACATCACCATCTTCTCCCCTGAAGGTCGACTCTTTCAAGTCG TTAGTTTTCGAGAGATTTCTTTTCCAGAATATGCGTTTAAGGCAGTGAAGGCGGCAGCCATCACTTCGATCGGAGTTCGAGGGAAGGACTCTGTCTGTGTTGTCACGCAGAAGAAGGTTCCG GACAAGCTTTTGGATCAGACTAGTGtcacccacctttttcctattaccaaGTACCTCGGATTGCTGGCTACCGGCATGACAG CTGATGCAAGGACTTTAGTTCAACAAGCGCGGAATGAGGCAGCTGAGTTTCGGTTCAGATATGGATATGAAATGCCTGTGGATGTATTGGCCAAGTG GATTGCCGACAAATCACAGGTTTACACACAGCATGCTTACATGAGACCCCTTGGAGTAA TTGCCCTGGTTTTGGGTATTGATGAGGAGAATGGACCTCAACTCTACAAGTGTGATCCAGCTGGCCACTTTTATGGTCACAAG GCTACCAGTGCTGGATTGAAAGAACAAGAGGCTATCAATtttttggaaaagaaaatgaaaaatgaccCCGCTTTTTCCTATGAAGAAACTGTGCAG ACTGCTATTTCTGCTCTGCAATCTGTTCTTCAAGAGGACTTCAAGGCTACTGAGATTGAG GTTGGAGTTGTGAGAGCAGACAATCGAGTTTTTAGAGTGTTGTCAACTGAGGAGATTGATGAACATTTGACTGCTATTAGTGAACGTGACTGA
- the LOC110639640 gene encoding beta-galactosidase 15-like, giving the protein MGSSSRFNCCAILFCFTFLTLNLFASATIVSHDGRAITIDGKRRVLLSGSIHYPRSTAEMWPDLIKKSKEGGLDAIETYVFWNAHEPTRRQYDFSGNLDLVRFIKTVQAEGLYVVLRIGPYVCAEWNYGGFPVWLHNMPGIELRTANDVFMNEMQNFTTLIVDMMKQENLFASQGGPIIIAQIENEYGNVMSPYGAAGKAYLDWCANMADSLHVGVPWIMCQQSDAPEPMINTCNGWYCDSFTPNSPNSPKMWTENWTGWFKSWGGKDPHRTAEDVAFSVARFFQTGGTFQNYYMYHGGTNFGRTAGGPYITTSYDYDAPLDEFGNLNQPKWGHLKQLHEVLHSMEETLTHGNISTIDYHNSVTATIYATEKGSSCFLGNANSTSDATIDLHGTEYTVPAWSVSILPDCQNVAYNTAKVKTQTSVMIKKKNQAEDEPSSLKWSWRPENTDRTVILGKGHVQTSQLLDQKAAANDASDYLWYMTSVHLKKDDPIWSRDMSLRVNGSGQILHAYVNGKYLGSQWAKYGVFSDVFEKNIKLKLGHNQISLLSSTVGLANYGPKFDLIQAGIPGPVELVGRKGDESIIKDLSAHKWSYKVGLHGLENKLYSLDSPQASKWQEHDLPTNRMMTWYKTTFKAPLGKDPVVLDMDGMGKGVAWVNGHSIGRYWPSFVAEEEGCSIEACDYRGPYDNNKCVTNCGKPTQRWYHVPRSFIENDVNTLILFEEFGGNPARVNFQTITVGSVSGSGIEGDTIELSCQGQPISAIEFASFGDPQGTTGSFVKGTCESKDALSIIQKACVGQETCKIEVSKDVLGSTNCDSSIVNTLIVEALC; this is encoded by the exons ATGGGTTCTTCTTCAAGATTTAATTGCTGTgcaattttgttttgttttactTTTCTCACCCTTAATCTCTTTGCTTCTGCTACAATTGTTTCTCATGATGGAAGAGCCATAACCATTGATGGCAAACGTAGAGTTTTGCTATCTGGCTCTATTCATTACCCAAGAAGCACAGCTGAG ATGTGGCCAGACCTCATCAAGAAATCAAAAGAAGGTGGATTAGATGCCATTGAAACATATGTTTTTTGGAATGCTCATGAGCCCACTCGTCGCCAATATGATTTCAGCGGTAATCTTGATCTTGTAAGGTTCATCAAGACTGTTCAAGCTGAAGGTCTTTATGTTGTTCTTCGTATTGGACCTTATGTTTGTGCTGAGTGGAATTATGG AGGATTCCCTGTGTGGTTGCATAACATGCCTGGCATTGAACTACGCACCGCCAACGATGTGTTCATGAATGAGATGCAAAACTTCACAACCTTGATAGTAGATATGATGAAACAAGAAAACCTTTTTGCTTCTCAAGGAGGTCCAATTATTATTGCCCAg ATAGAGAATGAATATGGGAATGTGATGTCGCCATATGGAGCAGCAGGAAAGGCATATCTTGATTGGTGTGCTAATATGGCCGATTCTCTCCATGTTGGAGTCCCATGGATCATGTGCCAACAAAGTGATGCTCCAGAGCCAAtg ATCAACACATGCAATGGTTGGTATTGCGATTCATTCACACCTAATAGCCCTAATAGTCCTAAAATGTGGACTGAAAATTGGACTGGCTGGTTTAAGAGCTGGGGTGGCAAGGATCCTCATAGAACTGCTGAAGATGTTGCTTTCTCTGTTGCTAGATTTTTCCAAACTGGAGGCACTTTCCAAAATTACTACATG TACCATGGTGGGACTAATTTTGGGAGAACAGCTGGTGGTCCATATATCACCACATCTTATGATTATGATGCACCCCTTGATGAATTtg GAAATTTGAATCAACCAAAATGGGGACATTTGAAGCAGCTTCATGAAGTCTTGCATTCCATGGAAGAAACTCTTACTCATGGCAACATTTCCACAATTGACTATCACAACTCTGTCACG GCAACTATTTATGCAACTGAGAAAGGGTCAAGCTGCTTTTTGGGAAATGCAAATAGCACTTCAGATGCTACCATTGATCTTCATGGAACTGAATACACAGTTCCTGCATGGTCTGTTAGTATCCTTCCTGATTGTCAAAATGTAGCTTATAATACTGCCAAg GTGAAAACACAAACTTCAGTTATGATAAAGAAAAAGAACCAAGCTGAGGATGAACCCTCTTCTCTTAAATGGTCATGGAGGCCAGAGAACACTGATAGAACTGTAATTTTGGGGAAGGGGCATGTTCAAACTAGCCAACTTCTTGATCAGAAAGCTGCAGCTAATGATGCTAGTGACTATCTTTGGTATATGACAAG TGTGCACCTTAAGAAAGATGATCCAATTTGGAGCCGTGATATGTCTCTTAGAGTGAATGGCAGTGGTCAGATTCTTCATGCATATGTTAATGGAAAATATCTTG gTTCTCAATGGGCAAAATATGGCGTTTTCAGTGATGTCTTTGAAAAGAATATCAAGTTGAAATTAGGGCATAACCAGATCAGCTTACTCAGTTCAACAGTTGGATTAGCG AACTATGGTCCTAAGTTCGATTTGATACAAGCTGGAATTCCAGGTCCAGTGGAGTTGGTTGGTCGTAAAGGTGATGAGAGCATTATAAAAGATCTTTCTGCACATAAATGGTCGTACAAAGTTGGATTGCATGGCTTGGAAAATAAACTCTACAGCTTGGATTCACCACAAGCTTCCAAATGGCAAGAACATGATCTGCCCACAAACAGGATGATGACTTGGTACAAG ACTACCTTCAAAGCTCCACTAGGAAAAGATCCAGTTGTGTTAGATATGGATGGTATGGGGAAGGGTGTTGCTTGGGTAAATGGTCATAGCATTGGCAGATATTGGCCAAGTTTCGTTGCTGAGGAGGAAGGTTGTAGCATTGAGGCATGTGATTACAGGGGTCCATATGATAACAACAAATGTGTCACTAATTGTGGGAAGCCAACACAAAGATG GTATCATGTCCCtcgttccttcatagaaaatgatgTAAATACCTTAATTCTGTTTGAAGAATTTGGTGGCAATCCAGCAAGAGTAAATTTTCAAACTATTACAGTTGGATCAGTAAGTGGAAGTGGCATCGAAGGAGATACAATTGAATTGTCTTGCCAAGGCCAACCAATTTCAGCAATTGAATTTGCCAGTTTTGGTGACCCTCAGGGGACAACAGGTTCCTTTGTCAAAGGAACTTGTGAATCAAAAGATGCATTGTCAATCATTCAAAAG GCATGTGTTGGCCAGGAGACCTGCAAAATTGAAGTCTCTAAAGATGTACTTGGATCCACAAATTGTGACAGCAGCATCGTGAATACTCTAATTGTGGAAGCCCTGTGTTAA
- the LOC110639637 gene encoding beta-galactosidase 15-like codes for MACILSQMASSRFYCLTVLFFLAFLNLNLFASATIVSHDGRAITIDGKRRVLISGSIHYPRSTAEMWPDLIKKAKDGGLDAIETYVFWNAHEPTRRQYDFNGNLDLIRFIKTVQAEGLYAVLRIGPYVCAEWNYGGFPVWLHNLPGVELRTANQVFMDEMQNFTTLIVDMMKQENLFASQGGPIIIAQVENEYGNVMSSYGAAGKAYIDWCAYMADSLDIGVPWIMCQQSDAPEPMINTCNGWYCDSFTPNNPNSPKMWTENWTGWFKSWGGKDPHRTAEDVAFSVARFFQTGGTFQNYYMYHGGTNFGRTAGGPYITTSYDYDAPLDEFGNLNQPKWGHLKQLHEVLHSIEETLTHGNISTIDYHNSVTATIYATEKGSSCFLGNANSTSDATIDLHGTEYTVPAWSVSILPDCQNVAYNTAKVKTQTSVMIKKKNQAEDEPSSLKWSWRPENTDDTARQGRGQFQAKQLLDQKAAANDSSDYLWYMTSVNLKKEDPIWSDNMTIRINGSGHILHAYVNGKYIGSQWAKNGVFSYIFEKNVKLKPGRNLISLLSATVGLQNYGPMFDLIQTGILAPVELVGYKGDERIVKDLSAHKWSYKIGLHGLDNQLYSLDSSHASKWQEHNLPTNRMMTWYKTTFKAPLGKYPVVLDMDGMGKGFAWVNGHNIGRYWPSFLAEEDGCSPQACDYRGPYDNNKCVTNCGKPTQRWYHVPRSFMENDVNTLILFEEFGGNPARVNFQTITVGSVSGSGIEGDTIELSCQGQPISAIEFASFGDPQGTTGSFVKGACEGSKDALSIIQKACVGKETCKIEVSKDVFGSTNCDSSIVNTLTVEALC; via the exons ATGGCTTGTATCTTGTCTCAAATGGCTTCTTCAAGATTTTATTGTCTGACAGTTTTGTTTTTCTTGGCTTTTCTCAACCTTAATCTATTTGCTTCTGCTACAATTGTTTCTCATGATGGAAGAGCCATAACCATTGATGGCAAACGCAGAGTTTTGATATCTGGTTCTATTCATTATCCAAGAAGCACAGCCGAG ATGTGGCCTGATCTCATAAAGAAAGCAAAAGATGGTGGATTAGATGCTATTGAAACATATGTTTTTTGGAATGCTCATGAACCTACTCGACGTCAATATGATTTTAATGGTAATCTTGATCTCATAAGATTCATCAAGACTGTTCAAGCTGAAGGATTATATGCTGTTCTTCGTATTGGACCTTATGTTTGTGCTGAATGGAATTATGG AGGGTTTCCCGTCTGGCTCCACAACTTACCCGGTGTTGAGCTTCGAACTGCAAaccaagtttttatggatgagatGCAAAACTTCACAACCTTGATAGTAGATATGATGAAACAAGAAAACCTTTTTGCTTCTCAGGGAGGTCCAATTATTATTGcccag GTAGAGAATGAATATGGGAATGTGATGTCGTCATATGGAGCAGCCGGGAAGGCATATATCGATTGGTGTGCTTATATGGCTGATTCTCTTGATATTGGAGTCCCATGGATTATGTGCCAACAAAGTGATGCTCCAGAGCCAATg ATCAACACATGCAATGGTTGGTATTGCGATTCATTTACACCTAATAACCCTAATAGTCCTAAAATGTGGACTGAAAATTGGACCGGCTGGTTTAAGAGCTGGGGTGGCAAGGATCCTCATAGAACTGCTGAAGATGTTGCTTTCTCTGTTGCTAGATTTTTCCAAACTGGAGGCACTTTCCAAAATTACTACATG TACCATGGTGGGACTAATTTTGGGAGAACAGCTGGTGGTCCATATATCACCACCTCTTATGATTATGATGCTCCCCTTGACGAATTtg GAAATTTGAATCAACCAAAATGGGGACATTTGAAGCAGCTTCATGAAGTCTTGCATTCCATAGAAGAAACTCTTACTCATGGCAACATTTCCACAATTGACTATCACAACTCTGTCACG GCAACTATTTATGCAACTGAGAAAGGGTCAAGCTGCTTTTTGGGAAATGCAAATAGCACTTCAGATGCTACCATTGATCTTCATGGAACTGAATACACAGTTCCTGCATGGTCTGTTAGTATCCTTCCTGATTGTCAAAATGTAGCTTATAATACTGCCAAg GTGAAAACACAAACTTCAGTAATGATAAAGAAAAAGAACCAAGCTGAGGATGAACCCTCTTCTCTTAAATGGTCATGGAGGCCAGAGAATACTGATGACACTGCACGCCAAGGGAGGGGGCAATTTCAAGCTAAACAACTTCTTGATCAGAAAGCTGCAGCTAATGATTCTAGTGATTATCTATGGTATATGACAag TGTGAACCTTAAGAAAGAGGATCCAATTTGGAGTGATAATATGACCATTCGAATTAATGGCAGTGGTCACATTCTTCATGCAtatgtaaatggaaaatataTTG GTTCTCAATGGGCCAAAAATGGAGTTTTCAGTTATATATTTGAAAAGAATGTAAAGTTGAAACCAGGACGAAACTTGATCAGTTTACTCAGTGCTACAGTTGGATTACAG AATTATGGTCCCATGTTCGATTTGATACAAACTGGTATTCTTGCTCCAGTTGAATTGGTTGGATATAAGGGTGATGAGAGAATTGTTAAAGATTTATCTGCACATAAATGGTCATACAAGATTGGTTTGCATGGCTTGGATAATCAACTTTACAGTTTGGATTCATCTCATGCTTCCAAATGGCAAGAGCACAATCTTCCCACAAACAGGATGATGACTTGGTACAAG ACCACTTTCAAAGCTCCATTAGGAAAATATCCTGTTGTGTTAGATATGGATGGTATGGGGAAGGGTTTTGCTTGGGTAAATGGTCACAACATTGGAAGATATTGGCCAAGTTTCCTTGCTGAGGAGGATGGTTGTAGCCCTCAGGCATGTGATTACAGAGGTCCATATGATAACAACAAATGTGTCACTAATTGTGGGAAGCCAACACAAAGATG GTATCATGTCCCTCGTTCCTTCATGGAAAATGATGTGAATACCTTAATTCTATTTGAAGAATTTGGTGGCAATCCAGCAAGAGTAAATTTTCAAACTATTACAGTTGGATCAGTAAGTGGAAGTGGCATTGAAGGAGATACAATTGAATTGTCATGCCAAGGCCAACCGATTTCAGCAATTGAATTTGCCAGTTTTGGTGACCCTCAGGGAACAACAGGTTCCTTTGTCAAAGGAGCTTGTGAAGGATCAAAAGACGCATTATCAATTATTCAAAAG GCATGTGTTGGCAAGGAGACGTGCAAAATTGAAGTTTCTAAAGATGTATTTGGATCCACAAATTGTGACAGTAGCATTGTCAATACTCTAACTGTGGAAGCTCTATGTTGA
- the LOC110639642 gene encoding protein STRICTOSIDINE SYNTHASE-LIKE 4 has translation MQRCVPACSGFLLACLLAFLFQIFFFSPISPDLLQLPPTSSLPTNKRLQEVIKLGEGLLQGPEDVCVDREGLLYTAVRDGWIKRLHKNGSWENWKRIDSDALLGITISKEGGLVVCDAEMGLLKVTEDGVTVLASHINGSPIRFADEVIEDSDGNLYFSVASTKFGLHDWFLDVLEAKPHGQLLKYDPSLNETSILLDGLCFPNGVALSREEDFLVFCETWKFRCQKYWLKGKNKGKTEIFVENLPGGPDNINLAPDGSFWIALLQFVPDKLEFLHSSISSKHLVASFPKLVKLVNGAYRKAKVVNLAADGNITRMFDDPNGRVMSFVTSAFEFEDHLYFGSLNANFIGKIPLKVAGYS, from the exons ATGCAGCGCTGTGTACCGGCATGTTCAGGATTTCTGCTAGCTTGTCTCCTTGCTTTTCTATTTCAAATCTTCTTCTTCTCACCGATATCTCCCGACTTGCTTCAATTGCCTCCAACTTCTTCTCTTCCCACAAACAAGCGACTACAG GAAGTGATTAAACTTGGAGAAGGACTTTTACAAGGTCCAGAAGATGTTTGTGTAGACAGAGAGGGTCTACTGTATACGGCAGTCAGAGATGGTTGGATCAAAAGATTGCATAAGAATGGATCCTGGGAGAATTGGAAGAGGATAGACAGCGATGCCTTACTTGGTATCACAATCTCCAAGGAAGGTGGTCTCGTCGTTTGTGATGCTGAAATG GGTTTGCTTAAGGTTACTGAAGATGGAGTTACAGTTCTTGCATCACACATTAATGGGTCCCCGATAAG GTTTGCGGATGAGGTGATTGAAGATTCAGATGGTAACCTCTATTTTAGTGTTGCAAGCACCAAATTTGGACTCCATGATTGGTTTCTAGATGTTCTCGAGGCCAAGCCTCATGGGCAATTGCTCAAGTATGATCCCTCATTGAATGAGACCTCGATTCTGCTTGATGGTTTGTGCTTCCCCAATGGTGTTGCTCTCTCAAGGGAAGAAGATTTTCTGGTCTTCTGTGAAACTTGGAA ATTTAGGTGCCAAAAATATTGGCTCAAGGGCAAGAACAAAGGTAAAACAGAAATTTTTGTTGAGAACCTTCCTGGCGGACCTGATAACATCAATCTGGCTCCGGACGGTTCTTTCTGGATTGCTTTGCTACAG TTTGTTCCGGATAAGCTGGAATTCTTGCACTCCTCAATTTCATCCAAACATTTAGTGGCATCATTTCCCAAATTGGTTAAACTAGTCAATGGAGCCTACAGGAAAGCAAAGGTGGTGAATTTGGCAGCTGATGGAAATATTACCAGGATGTTTGATGATCCCAATGGAAGAGTGATGTCGTTTGTAACTTCAGCTTTTGAGTTCGAGGATCACCTTTACTTTGGAAGCTTAAACGCCAACTTCATTGGAAAAATACCACTGAAAGTGGCTGGATATTCGTAG
- the LOC110639648 gene encoding methylthioribose-1-phosphate isomerase, with amino-acid sequence MATNSNSSTGIEVHNTLQSICYKRGFLQLLDQRKLPLETVYLDIRDASDGWSAIREMVVRGAPAIAIAAALSLAVEVFANLDHFNGTSEDAASFLFKKLEYLVSSRPTAVNLSDAVTKLKEVISKTAATASESKDVFQAYIEAAEIMLEDDVASNKAIGSHGATFIQNQLKNSDWLSILTHCNTGSLATAGYGTALGVIRALHTEGVLERAYCTETRPFNQGSRLTAFELVHDKIPATLIVDSAAATLMKDGRVSAVIVGADRVAANGDTANKIGTYSLALCAMHHNIPFYVAAPLTSIDLSLSSGKQIIIEERSPKELLNSRGGLGEQVAAPGISVWNPAFDVTPAKLISGIITEKGVITKIKNDDFEIENFVKGAAGQSVA; translated from the exons ATGGCAACCAATTCCAACTCCAGCACTGGAATTGAAGTTCACAACACTCTTCAATCTATCTGCTACAAGCGCGGCTTCCTACAGCTACTCGACCAG AGAAAGCTTCCTCTCGAAACTGTCTATCTGGATATCCGAGATGCATCAGATGGATG GTCTGCCATACGGGAGATGGTGGTCCGTGGAGCACCTGCTATTGCTATTGCAGCAGCCCTCTCTCTTGCAGTAGAAGTGTTTGCTAACTTGGACCATTttaatgggacttctgaggacgcTGCCTCTTTCCTTTTCAAGAAATTGGAATATCTCGTTTCGAG CCGACCTACAGCAGTGAATCTTTCAGATGCAGTAACGAAACTTAAAGAAGTTATATCTAAGACTGCTGCTACTGCTTCAGAATCCAAGGATGTTTTTCAG GCTTACATAGAAGCTGCTGAAATTATGCTTGAAGATGatgttgcttcaaacaaagcaattgGGTCTCATGGAGCAACTTTTATTCAGAATCAACTGAAAAACTCTGACTGGCTTTCTATTCTGACCCATTGCAATACTGGCAG CCTTGCAACAGCTGGGTATGGTACTGCTCTAGGAGTGATTCGTGCACTTCATACTGAAGGAGTGTTAGAGAGGGCCTACTGCACAGAAACGCGTCCTTTCAATCAA GGATCTAGACTCACAGCTTTTGAGTTGGTGCATGACAAAATACCTGCTACTCTTATAGTGGACTCTGCTGCAGCTACATTAATGAAAGATGGTCGAGTGAGTGCTGTAATTGTTGGAGCAGATCGTGTGGCTGCAAATG GAGATACTGCTAACAAGATTGGGACCTACAGCCTAGCCTTATGTGCAATGCATCATAACATTCCATTCTATGTTGCTGCACCGCTGACCTCCATTGATTTATCCCTTTCTTCTGGGAAACAAATTATTATAGAGGAAAGATCACCTAAAGAATTATTAAATTCACGTGGAGGACTTGGAGAGCAAGTTGCTGCACCTGGGATTTCTGTCTGGAACCCAGCTTTTGATGTTACCCCTGCAAAATTGATAAGTGGTATCATAACAGAAAAG GGGGTCATCACTAAGATAAAAAATGATGATTTTGAGATTGAGAATTTTGTAAAAGGGGCAGCTGGGCAGTCTGTTGCATAG
- the LOC110639643 gene encoding proteasome subunit alpha type-6 isoform X2, with the protein MSRGSGGGYDRHITIFSPEGRLFQVEYAFKAVKAAAITSIGVRGKDSVCVVTQKKVPDKLLDQTSVTHLFPITKYLGLLATGMTADARTLVQQARNEAAEFRFRYGYEMPVDVLAKWIADKSQVYTQHAYMRPLGVIALVLGIDEENGPQLYKCDPAGHFYGHKATSAGLKEQEAINFLEKKMKNDPAFSYEETVQTAISALQSVLQEDFKATEIEVGVVRADNRVFRVLSTEEIDEHLTAISERD; encoded by the exons ATGAGTAGAGGAAGTGGAGGTGGATACGATCGTCACATCACCATCTTCTCCCCTGAAGGTCGACTCTTTCAAGTCG AATATGCGTTTAAGGCAGTGAAGGCGGCAGCCATCACTTCGATCGGAGTTCGAGGGAAGGACTCTGTCTGTGTTGTCACGCAGAAGAAGGTTCCG GACAAGCTTTTGGATCAGACTAGTGtcacccacctttttcctattaccaaGTACCTCGGATTGCTGGCTACCGGCATGACAG CTGATGCAAGGACTTTAGTTCAACAAGCGCGGAATGAGGCAGCTGAGTTTCGGTTCAGATATGGATATGAAATGCCTGTGGATGTATTGGCCAAGTG GATTGCCGACAAATCACAGGTTTACACACAGCATGCTTACATGAGACCCCTTGGAGTAA TTGCCCTGGTTTTGGGTATTGATGAGGAGAATGGACCTCAACTCTACAAGTGTGATCCAGCTGGCCACTTTTATGGTCACAAG GCTACCAGTGCTGGATTGAAAGAACAAGAGGCTATCAATtttttggaaaagaaaatgaaaaatgaccCCGCTTTTTCCTATGAAGAAACTGTGCAG ACTGCTATTTCTGCTCTGCAATCTGTTCTTCAAGAGGACTTCAAGGCTACTGAGATTGAG GTTGGAGTTGTGAGAGCAGACAATCGAGTTTTTAGAGTGTTGTCAACTGAGGAGATTGATGAACATTTGACTGCTATTAGTGAACGTGACTGA